The DNA segment AGTCCCTCTCCTTGGGAGATGGCTTTAGGGTGAAGAGAAAAAAATATGCAATTAAAAAAAGCAAATTTAAAAGACAATGAAACCATTGAAATTACCGGTTCGAAAAGCATTTCGAATCGTCTTTTGGTTTTAAGTTATCTTTTTGAAAACACCATGATGATTGAGAATCTTTCGAACTCGCAAGACACTCAAGTACTAAAAAATGCATTGGAAAGTAAATCGGAGCAGATTGACATTCACCACGCGGGAACAGCCATGCGATTTCTGACTTCTTATTTCGCAATTCAAGAAGGCAGAACGACCTTTTTAACGGGTTCTAATAGGATGAAACATAGACCGATTCAGTTTTTGGTTGATGCTTTACGCGATTTGGGTGCAGACATTTCTTATGTTGAAAAAGAAGGTTATCCACCCTTAAAAATTGTCGGAAAAAAACTGGTAAAAAGTAAGGTGACTATTCCCGCAAATATTTCCAGTCAATTTATTTCTTCATTAATGCTGATTGGATCGAAATTAGAAAATGGCTTAAAAATTCATTTAGAAGGCCAAATCACCTCTCGTCCCTATTTGGAAATGACTTTGAAAATCCTGCGAAATATTGGAATTTCCAATGAATGGGAAGGTCAGATCATACAGATATTTCCAAATATACAAAGTGAAAAAAGTTCACAAATCATCACCTGCATCAGCGAAAGTGACTGGAGCTCTGCTTCTTACTATTATTCACTAGCTGCAATCGGTAGAAAATGTATTAACTTAAAAAGTTTCCGTCCTCATTCTCTCCAGGGCGATTCTGTGATCCGAGAAATCTATTGGGATTTCTTCGGCGTCAACACGATTTCTCAAGGTTCTGAAAGTAAAATTTCATTATTACCAGAAAGCACTTTCGTGTTTCCAGAACTGATTTCATTGGATATGAACGACTGTCCAGACATTGCGCAAACGCTTTGTGTGACGGCAACCGCTTTGAATATCCCTTTTGAGATTACCGGTTTATCAACTTTAAAAGTAAAAGAAACCGATCGATTAGTTGCTCTAAAAAACGAACTTTTTAAAATCGGCTGTATTGCGGAAATTACTGAAGACGCTATCTGGTCAACAAAATTTTTCGAATCGAATGATCACATTTCCATTGAAACGTATGACGATCACCGAATGGCCATGAGTTTCGCTCCGTTTTGCTTAATTAAAGCGCTAACGATTGAAAACGAACAAGTGGTTGAAAAATCTTATCCACAGTTTTGGGAGGATTTTGCACAATTATTAGACTAAACTTAAATAAGAAAATGACAATACTCATCACCGGAACTTCTGCCGGAATAGGATTTACCCTGGCCGAATATCTCGGAAAAAAGGGACATACCGTGTTCGGATTAAGCAGAAAAAATATAGAATCGGATTACTTTAAAACGATTCCGACCGATATTACCGATAACCTTCAAGTTCAAAATGCAATTGCTGAAGTTTTGAAAACCGAGACCAGAATTGATGTCCTTATCAATAACGCCGGAATGGGCATGGTTGGTGCCGTAGAAGATTCTTCACAAGACGAGATTCTGAAATTATTCAGTTTGAATTTAGTTGGTTCTGTGCAAATGATGACCGCAGTTTTACCAAAAATGCGCGAACAGAAAGCAGGAAAAATCATCAATGTTTCCAGTATCGGAAGTGAAATGGGTCTTCCGTTTCGTGGATTTTATTCAGCCTCAAAAGCTGCTGTAGATAAAGTCACAGAAGCCATTCGGTACGAAGTTTCCCCCTGGAATATTCAAGTTTGTGCGTTGCATTTAGGCGACATTAAAACAAATATTGCAGAAAACAGAGTTAAAACTAAAGTTTCAGAACCTTATCAAAAAACTTTTAATAAAGTTTATGGGTTGATGAATTCCCATGTGGACGAAGGAACTGAACCACTCGAAGTTGCAGAATATATTGAAAAGCTACTAGAGAAAAAAACCTGGAAAGCCCATTTTTATTTTGCAAAATTCGGACAGCGAATTGGTGTTCCATTAAAATGGATGTTGCCCCAAAATTTTTACGAAAATTTAATGCGGAAATATAACAAACTGGATGCGTAATATTTCTCCCGGCTTTAAAATAATTCCCTTGCGATTTTTTTAATATTATCACTTTTACCCATCGAATAAAAGTGCAAAACCGGTACACCAAAATCGAGTAATTCTCGGCATTGGTTGATTGCCCATTCCACTCCGATTTGTTTTACGGCCGCATTATCTTTCGCATTTTCAACGGCCGAAATTAAATCTTCTGGTAAATCAATTTTAAAAACTTGCGGTAAAAGTTGCAATTGCTTTTTCGTAGCAATGGGTTTAATTCCTGGAATAATTGGAACTGTAATTCCTATTTCTCTGGCGCTTTTTACAAATTCAACAAACTTTTTGTTCTCGAAAAACATCTGCGTCACAATATAATCCGCACCGTTATCTACTTTTTCTTTCAGCCATTTTAAATCGTAATTCATAGATGGTGCTTCAATATGTTTTTCTGGATAACCGGCGACACCAATACAAAACTTGTTATATTCGTCACAATCTTTCTCTTCATGTAAATACTTTCCTCGACCTAAATCATTGATTTGATGAACCAGATCCATTGCATTTTTATGTCCGCCTTCAGTCGCTTCAAAATACTGCTGTCCTTTCATCGCATCACCTCGTAAAGCCATAATATTCTCAATTCCCAGATACATACAATCTACCAAAAGATACTCGGTTTCTTCTTTTGTAAAACCTCCACAAAGCACGTGCGGAACTGTATCTACATTATATTTATGCTGAATCGCTGCACAAATCCCCAAAGTTCCCGGACGCATTCTGGTCGTTTTTCGCTCCATCAAACCGTTGCCTTTATCCAAATAAATAAATTCTTCCCGCGAAGTCGTTACGTCAATAAAAGGTGGTTTAAATTCCATTAAAGGATCAATATTTTTATACAGATCCTCGATTCCCGTTCCCTTCGTTGGCGGAACAATTTCTATAGAGAACAACGTTTTTCCGTTGGCATTAATAATATGATCAGTAATTTTCATTTGATTAGTTTAAAGTCTAAAATTCAATATTCAAAGTTTCTTTTGGGCGTGTCCCTCGCCAACGCTTTTCCCACAACTCGGGTCGCGCTGTCCGCTACAATTCCTCGCGCCATCGCTTTCTCCCACGCTTACTCCGGGATTTCCACTACCATCGCTCACGCAGTTCTCGCTTAATCTGCCAGGTTCGGACTCAACCATTTTCGGGCAAAGTCTACATCAACTCCTTTTCTTTCAGCGTAATCTTTCAATTGATCTTCAGAAATTTTTCCAACCCCAAAATACTTCGATTTTGGATTTCCAAAATAATATCCCGAGACTGCTGCAGTTGGAAACATGGCTAAACTTTCTGTCAATTCTAAACCGATATTTTCTTTTACTTTTAGCAAATCCCAAATCGTTGTTTTTTCCAAATGATCTGGACAAGCAGGATAGCCAGGAGCAGGTCGAATTCCTAAATATTTCTCCGCGATTAAATCTTCGTTTTCTAAAGTTTCATCTGCCGCATAACCCCAGAATTCTGTTCGAACTTTATGATGTAAAAATTCGGCAAACGCTTCTGCTAAACGGTCCGCTAACGCTTTCACAATAATTGCATTGTAATCATCGCCGTCATCATAATAGGTTTGAGCCAATTCCTCCGTTCCAAAGCCAGTTGTCACGGCAAACGCTCCAACATAATCTTGTTTACCTGAACTTTCAGGAGCGATAAAATCACTCAAGGCGTGATATTCTTTTCCTGCAGATTTCTTCAGTTGCTGTCTTAGCGTATGGAATTTCGCCAGTTCATTTTTCTGTTCATCATAGACCAGAATATCATCTTGTTCATTAGCATTTGCTGGGAAAATTCCAAATATTCCTTTGGCTGTAAATAGTTTTTCATTCAGAATTTTATCTAATATTACTTTTGCTTCTTTGAACAATTCAGTGGCTTGCTCACCAACAACCTCATCTGTTAGAATCTGCGGATATTTTCCATGCAATTCCCAACTTCTGAAAAAAGGAGTCCAGTCCATAAAGTCAAGCAATTCTATTAAGTCTTGATTTTCAATAATATGAATTCCTAAATTTTTAGGTTTCGTTATTTCTTCATTTTCCCAGTCTATGGTGAAGTTTTGTTTTCTCGCTTTTTCGATTGTGACATATTCTTTATCAATTTGTCGGTTTAAAAATTTAACCCGGAAATCTTCGTAATCGATCTTCAAATCCGCTTTATACTGCACATTATTATGATCCAAAAGCTGCGAAACCACGCCAACTGCCCTTGAAGCATCATTCACATGAACGACGGTATTTCCATACTTAGGGAATATTTTTACCGCGGTATGCGCTTTAGAAGTTGTGGCTCCACCGATCAATAAAGGGAAATGCAAGTTCTTTCTTTGCAATTCATCGGCGACGTGCACCATTTCATCTAAACTTGGTGTAATCAGTCCACTCAATCCAATCACATCAACTTGGTGATCGATCGCTGCCTGAATAATTTTATCCGCCGGAACCATCACACCCAAGTCGATGATTTCATAATTGTTACAACCTAAAACTACGCTCACAATATTTTTACCGATATCGTGGACATCGCCTTTTACGGTCGCCATCAGAATTTTTCCGTTTGGTTTTTGCTTCTCATCTTTTTCTGCTTCGATAAAAGGCTGCAAGTACGCCACAGCTTTTTTCATCACTCTTGCTGATTTTACAACCTGCGGTAAAAACATTTTTCCACTTCCAAATAAATCACCGACAACGCCCATTCCGGTCATCAAATTAATTTCAATAACATCCAAAGGTCTTTTAGCAACTGTTCTTGCTTCTTCTACATCTTTAATAATAAATCGGTCGATTCCTTTTACTAAAGCGTGTGTAATTCGATCTTGTAATGGTTCTTTCCGCCATTCTAATTCTTCTACGAATTCTTTTCTAGTGGATTTTACTCTTTCAGAATAATCAAGTAATCTTTCTGTGGAATCTTCTCTTCGATCGAGCATTACATCTTCAACTAATTCTAATAGTTCTTTTGGAATTTCATCATAAACTTCTAACATTGATGGATTCACGATTCCCATATTCATTCCCGCTTTGATCGCGTGATACAGAAAAACCGAATGCATCGCTTCCCGAACATTATCATTTCCTCTAAACGAAAACGAAACATTAGAAACTCCGCCACTCACCGAAACATTCGGTAAATTTTCACGAACCCATTTTGTGGCTTCAATAAAGTCCAGAGCATTTCTACAATGTTCATCCATTCCTGTCGCAACAGGGAAAATATTCAAATCGAAAATAATATTTTCGGATGCAAAGCCAACTTGGTTGACCAAAATATCATAAGACCGCTTACAGATTTCTATTCTTCGGTCGTAATTATCTGCTTGTCCGTTTTCATCAAAGGCCATTACAATCACTGCAGCTCCATATCTTTTAATCGTTTTTGCGTGATGAATAAATTCTGCTTCACCTTCTTTCAAACTGATCGAATTCACTACACATTTTCCCTGAACAACCTGTAATCCAGCTTCCAAAATCTCCCATTTCGAAGAATCAATCATAATTGGAATTCGAGAAATGTCGGGTTCAGATGCAATCAGATTTAGGAATTTCACCATGGCATATTTTCCGTCAAGCAATCCATCATCAAAATTGACGTCCAGGATTTGCGCACCGCCATCAACCTGATCACGTGCAATATCAAGTGCTTCAGAATATTTTTCTTCTTTTATTAATCGCAGAAACTTTTTAGAACCCGCGACATTTGTTCTTTCTCCAACATTAATAAAGTTGGATTCAGGCGTTATAATTAAAGGTTCGAGACCTGAGAGTTTTAAATATTTCATTTTTTTATTCTTTTATAAAGCCGCGAAGTGGCGTAATCATTAACATTGGGTATAGCCCAATGAAAAATATAAAGTGTGAATCAATGCTTTTAATTGCGTCACTTCGTGGATTTATTGCTTTATTGCTTTACTGCTTTACGAAATTCAATATTTATTGATCTACGATTCAACACTAATTTTCCTAGGTTCATAATCCTTCACCAAATCGGCAATTGCTTTAATGTGTGGTGGCGTCGTTCCACAGCAACCACCAATAATATTGATGAGTCCTTTTTCTGCATACTCACGAACTTGTTCTGCCATAAATTCTGGGGTTTCATCGTATTGTCCAAAAGCATTTGGTAATCCAGCGTTCGGATATGCAGAAATAAAGAAATCTGAATTCTTGGATAAAGTTTCTAAATACGGCGTTAATTGTTTTGCTCCTAAAGCGCAGTTTAAGCCGACACTTAATAAATTCAAATGTGAAATAGAAATTAGAAATGCTTCAGCGGTTTGTCCGCTCAGGGTTCGTCCCGATGCGTCGGTAATCGTTCCTGAAACCATAATTGGAATTTTAATATTTCTTTCCTCCTGAATTTCATCTATGGCAAAAAGTGCGGCTTTCGCATTTAAAGTATCGAAAATTGTTTCGACCAAAAGGATATCTGAACCTCCGTCTAACAATGCTTCTGCTTGTAATTTGTATGCAATTCGCAATTCATCAAAAGTAATTGCGCGATAACCTGGATCGTTAACATCCGGACTTAAACTCGCAGTCTTATTTGTTGGCCCCATCGAACCAGCAACGAATCGTGGTTTGTCAGGATTTTGAAGTGTGAATTCATCGCATACCTTTCTCGCAATTTTTGCAGATTCGTAGTTGAGTTCATAAACCAAATCTTCCATGTGATAATCAGCCATGGCGATTGTGGTTCCAGAAAAAGTATTGGTTTCGATAATATCGGCGTCGGCTTCTAAATACTTTCGGTGAACTTCTTCAATCGCTTGTGGCTGCGTGAGTGAAAGCAAATCGTTATTTCCTTTTAAAGAATATTCCCAATCTTTAAATCTTTCGCCTCGGTAATCTTCTTCCGTGAATCTGTAGCGTTGCAGCATTGTTCCCATCGCACCATCGAGGACTAGGATTCTTTTATTTAATGCTTTATAAAGTGTCTCTGTATTTTCCATTTGTTTTAAATAAAATTAAAAAGACAATTATTTGTTTTCGGACAATCTTAAAATATCTCCGAATACTCCTCTGGCAGTTACTTTTGCTCCGGCTCCAGCACCCATAATTACGATCGGATTCTCACCATAACTTTCAGTGTAAATTTCAAATATAGAATCTGAACCTTTCAATTGTCCAAGAGCCGAATTGGCCGGAACAGAAATTAATTGAACATCGAGCTCTCCTTTTTCCTGTTGTAAATCGCCATGTAAATCTCCAACCAAACGTAAAACATGATTTTCTTTTTGATTCTCTTTTACTTCTTCAAAATGAGCATCTAAATCATCTAAATTATCGAGGAAATCGTTTTTATCAAGATGTGCTAACTGATTCGGAATTAAACTTTCGATATTGATATCTGTAAATTCATTACTCAAATCCAACTCTCTTGCTAAGATTAATAATTTTCGGGCAACATCATTTCCAGACAAATCCTCACGTGGATCGGGCTCCGTAAATCCTTGCTCCATTGCTTCTTTCAAAATGGTTGAAAACTTCTCCACCCGCACCGAAAAATTATTAAAAATATAACTGAGTGATCCAGAGAAAACTCCCTTGATTCTCGTAATATTCTCTCCTGACAAATGCAATAATTTAATGGTATCAATTAAGGGTAAACCTGCACCGACATTCGTTTCGTACAAATATTTTTTGTTTTTTTTATTTAAAACATGACGGAAATCCCGGTATTCAGAAATGGATAACGTATTGAAAATCTTATTGGAAGAGACCAAATCAAATCCACTCTCTGCCAAAAGCGTATATTTCTTAACAAAATCTGTACTTGCCGTATTATCAACTACGATTAGATTTTCTAACTGATTAACTTGTGAAAACTTAATTAACGAATCCATATTAGAAACATTTTCTGCGACTAAAAGATCATCTGACCAGCTTTCATCAAATCCGTATTTATTGAAAACCATTTTTCTGGAATTCGCGACGGCTACGATTTTTAAGTCAATTTTTTTACGGTTTCTGATTACTTCAGCGCTTTTTAACACCTGATCAATGAGAACTGAACCTACTTTTCCATGTCCAATCATCGCCAAGTGAACCGTTTTAGGCTTCGCAAAAATCTCAGCTTCAATAATGTTTTTGGCTTTCTGATCTTGTGAAGAAGTCACTACAATATTGACTTTGTTCTCTGAGGCAACTTGATTTAAAATCAGAGGAAAAATATTATTTCTTGCTAATTCGGATAAAATCTTATTAAAATCTTTGGCAACAAAGCCTAAGACTGAAACATTGTTAACACTAAAAATCTGGTTTACCTTTCCTGACTTTCTCTCGTTTTCAAATTCGTTAATTAAACAATTTACTGCTTTTTCAGAATCGCTTTCGTTCACCAAAACAGAAAGACCATTTTCTGCTGATTGTTGTGAAATCACGCCTACGCTTATTCTGGCGTAAGTCAATGCTTTAAAGATTCTGCCGTCTATCCCAACTTCTCCTAAGAAATCTTTTCCTTCGAACTTGATGATGGACTTATGTTTTAAAATCTTTATTTCGTTATTATTTTTCATGAATGATCGTATTTAAAATTTGATTGAGTTGTTCGTATTCCATTAAAAAAGCATCGTGGCCATGAATGGATTTTATTTCGTGATAGAAAGTGTTTGATTTTGTTGGCATTAAAGAATCTCGACACCTGTGCATTTCAAAAGCTGGAAAAAACAAATCAGAATCGACGCCGATGAGATGAATGTCTGCTTTGATCTCCTTCAGTTTTTCGTCATCAACATGAATGGTCATCAGCAAATGATTCATCAATTGATATGCGCTTAAACTAAATCGTTCATTTAATTTTTCGCCGTGATAATTGAGCCAGTCGTGT comes from the Chryseobacterium sp. SNU WT5 genome and includes:
- a CDS encoding homocysteine S-methyltransferase family protein, producing the protein MENTETLYKALNKRILVLDGAMGTMLQRYRFTEEDYRGERFKDWEYSLKGNNDLLSLTQPQAIEEVHRKYLEADADIIETNTFSGTTIAMADYHMEDLVYELNYESAKIARKVCDEFTLQNPDKPRFVAGSMGPTNKTASLSPDVNDPGYRAITFDELRIAYKLQAEALLDGGSDILLVETIFDTLNAKAALFAIDEIQEERNIKIPIMVSGTITDASGRTLSGQTAEAFLISISHLNLLSVGLNCALGAKQLTPYLETLSKNSDFFISAYPNAGLPNAFGQYDETPEFMAEQVREYAEKGLINIIGGCCGTTPPHIKAIADLVKDYEPRKISVES
- the metF gene encoding methylenetetrahydrofolate reductase [NAD(P)H], with protein sequence MKITDHIINANGKTLFSIEIVPPTKGTGIEDLYKNIDPLMEFKPPFIDVTTSREEFIYLDKGNGLMERKTTRMRPGTLGICAAIQHKYNVDTVPHVLCGGFTKEETEYLLVDCMYLGIENIMALRGDAMKGQQYFEATEGGHKNAMDLVHQINDLGRGKYLHEEKDCDEYNKFCIGVAGYPEKHIEAPSMNYDLKWLKEKVDNGADYIVTQMFFENKKFVEFVKSAREIGITVPIIPGIKPIATKKQLQLLPQVFKIDLPEDLISAVENAKDNAAVKQIGVEWAINQCRELLDFGVPVLHFYSMGKSDNIKKIARELF
- a CDS encoding ACT domain-containing protein, which encodes MKNNNEIKILKHKSIIKFEGKDFLGEVGIDGRIFKALTYARISVGVISQQSAENGLSVLVNESDSEKAVNCLINEFENERKSGKVNQIFSVNNVSVLGFVAKDFNKILSELARNNIFPLILNQVASENKVNIVVTSSQDQKAKNIIEAEIFAKPKTVHLAMIGHGKVGSVLIDQVLKSAEVIRNRKKIDLKIVAVANSRKMVFNKYGFDESWSDDLLVAENVSNMDSLIKFSQVNQLENLIVVDNTASTDFVKKYTLLAESGFDLVSSNKIFNTLSISEYRDFRHVLNKKNKKYLYETNVGAGLPLIDTIKLLHLSGENITRIKGVFSGSLSYIFNNFSVRVEKFSTILKEAMEQGFTEPDPREDLSGNDVARKLLILARELDLSNEFTDINIESLIPNQLAHLDKNDFLDNLDDLDAHFEEVKENQKENHVLRLVGDLHGDLQQEKGELDVQLISVPANSALGQLKGSDSIFEIYTESYGENPIVIMGAGAGAKVTARGVFGDILRLSENK
- a CDS encoding SDR family oxidoreductase: MTILITGTSAGIGFTLAEYLGKKGHTVFGLSRKNIESDYFKTIPTDITDNLQVQNAIAEVLKTETRIDVLINNAGMGMVGAVEDSSQDEILKLFSLNLVGSVQMMTAVLPKMREQKAGKIINVSSIGSEMGLPFRGFYSASKAAVDKVTEAIRYEVSPWNIQVCALHLGDIKTNIAENRVKTKVSEPYQKTFNKVYGLMNSHVDEGTEPLEVAEYIEKLLEKKTWKAHFYFAKFGQRIGVPLKWMLPQNFYENLMRKYNKLDA
- a CDS encoding 3-phosphoshikimate 1-carboxyvinyltransferase is translated as MQLKKANLKDNETIEITGSKSISNRLLVLSYLFENTMMIENLSNSQDTQVLKNALESKSEQIDIHHAGTAMRFLTSYFAIQEGRTTFLTGSNRMKHRPIQFLVDALRDLGADISYVEKEGYPPLKIVGKKLVKSKVTIPANISSQFISSLMLIGSKLENGLKIHLEGQITSRPYLEMTLKILRNIGISNEWEGQIIQIFPNIQSEKSSQIITCISESDWSSASYYYSLAAIGRKCINLKSFRPHSLQGDSVIREIYWDFFGVNTISQGSESKISLLPESTFVFPELISLDMNDCPDIAQTLCVTATALNIPFEITGLSTLKVKETDRLVALKNELFKIGCIAEITEDAIWSTKFFESNDHISIETYDDHRMAMSFAPFCLIKALTIENEQVVEKSYPQFWEDFAQLLD
- the metH gene encoding methionine synthase, which produces MKYLKLSGLEPLIITPESNFINVGERTNVAGSKKFLRLIKEEKYSEALDIARDQVDGGAQILDVNFDDGLLDGKYAMVKFLNLIASEPDISRIPIMIDSSKWEILEAGLQVVQGKCVVNSISLKEGEAEFIHHAKTIKRYGAAVIVMAFDENGQADNYDRRIEICKRSYDILVNQVGFASENIIFDLNIFPVATGMDEHCRNALDFIEATKWVRENLPNVSVSGGVSNVSFSFRGNDNVREAMHSVFLYHAIKAGMNMGIVNPSMLEVYDEIPKELLELVEDVMLDRREDSTERLLDYSERVKSTRKEFVEELEWRKEPLQDRITHALVKGIDRFIIKDVEEARTVAKRPLDVIEINLMTGMGVVGDLFGSGKMFLPQVVKSARVMKKAVAYLQPFIEAEKDEKQKPNGKILMATVKGDVHDIGKNIVSVVLGCNNYEIIDLGVMVPADKIIQAAIDHQVDVIGLSGLITPSLDEMVHVADELQRKNLHFPLLIGGATTSKAHTAVKIFPKYGNTVVHVNDASRAVGVVSQLLDHNNVQYKADLKIDYEDFRVKFLNRQIDKEYVTIEKARKQNFTIDWENEEITKPKNLGIHIIENQDLIELLDFMDWTPFFRSWELHGKYPQILTDEVVGEQATELFKEAKVILDKILNEKLFTAKGIFGIFPANANEQDDILVYDEQKNELAKFHTLRQQLKKSAGKEYHALSDFIAPESSGKQDYVGAFAVTTGFGTEELAQTYYDDGDDYNAIIVKALADRLAEAFAEFLHHKVRTEFWGYAADETLENEDLIAEKYLGIRPAPGYPACPDHLEKTTIWDLLKVKENIGLELTESLAMFPTAAVSGYYFGNPKSKYFGVGKISEDQLKDYAERKGVDVDFARKWLSPNLAD